Sequence from the Ziziphus jujuba cultivar Dongzao chromosome 9, ASM3175591v1 genome:
ATACATGGCTATGTCGCCATCAGCATTGGAACACGGAGGCCAACCTTTCTTTCGCCAACATTAGGAGAGATTGGTCCAGTTCCTGCAAAGTGTCCAATCAAATTCCATCTTGGTCAGGTATTTGGGCCATCATTTTGGATGTATGAAGAATTTTAATGTGCTAACAAACACGTAAAATAATTAACTAGAATAAGTACAAAACAAATATCTATcacttaataaataatttgacaagcttctctctctctctctctctctctctccaaacaAAGCTCCCCATCACAGTTCAACTTCACCTTCTGTTCCCCCATGTTTTTCATGAGCATTCAACATCAATGTTCCTGCATTTTTTTTagggcaaaataaattatacaggACACAGATTTCAGAAATGGATGTTTGGTCTCACTATCTTATAGGGTGCCAATAGGAGCCTGGGGCAGCAACAAACACAACCTAGCACTGTTGTGAGGGATAATTCAATGCAGAATGAGAATCAAAGGTGACAtctgcaaaaaaaaataatggtgtCCACAATGCATAAAAATAATTGAGACATAAACCAACAagatccaaaaatcataaaaatcccAATCATGAAATGAAAAGGTAATTTTGAAATGGACCAGCTCCTCTTGTTTAGTTTCTAGCCATAGGGGTGTAATAACTATATACCAATCACAACTTTGAAAAACAATCATTATGACTCAGAGTTAACTTGAAGATTCCCCTGCTCCCCATCTCAACCTATCAAAGCCGTAAATCAAGTATTTTACTCATCAAGATATTCCCAAGTAGTCCAGTTTGGCAAGTCATGTAATTTAACACAATGAAATCAATGATGATATAAAACTTTGGAATCACGGACCCAGCCTATAGAAAAATTTGGGCCAATGGATGGATTAGTAGGGCCAGTGGGGTCAAGATAGTCCTGATTTGTAAGTTCAAGATCTTTCTTTAAACGTGTCAACCAGTCTTCCCATTTCTtcaagaaaataaaggaaaatcaAAGCCATCAGTGTTCTCTTTCACAGTCACGGCTTCCCATTTGATCTTCCTCACTGTTATTGCACAGTTTTGAGTCTCTTTTAGCCACCCAATAATTTCATCCTAGCTACTCAAAATGCAGCATTTGTCTCTGCTACATCCtctatgtattattattactattttttttctcaaaaaacttcaaagaatcaaaagaGATAAATAAGTTCAGAAGAATTTGAGATTCCTATCTCTCtcaactatttttaaaaaaaaaagaaaaaaaagaaaaaagaaaaaagaaactcagaTAGAAAATCAGTTTGTAGACCCCGGGCCAATGAGTATAGTGATATCATAATAcaaatcaatttataatttgacaACGCTGATTTCAATAACATCAACCAATATTCTGGCGTCCTCTAATTCGTGAATTAAATACCAATCATGTGTTTTATACTCAAAGTTCCAGTAAATATCCAATATTGCTCATCAGTGCAATCATACAGTCTTCATTGCACATGCATCAACAAGTCTTGTCATTTCTCATGTACTCAATGATTTTACCttctcaaaaataaatttgctttgctaatcttattatatatttttcttcaccAACCTCATCGCTTCCAGTCACGCAAATTCGTTTCCTATGTCGGCCATACTGCCACGCTTCACAATGATTTTTGTCTTAATATTCTTCGGCAACTTGGATTTtaacatattaaattatgaatttcACTCGTGTTAATTTCCACATTAATTAATTCTATGTCGACAGCTCACAATAACAGTGGACGACCAACAATCCCCTTGCATTTCAATTTAGTTAGGACTCCGAGCACGGGCAGTTTGAATTGTATGAAAGTTATTATTACCACCATAAAACCCACTGCTAGAAAATGTAAGACAGATTTAAAAGTTTAACGTCTAGAAAATTAGGCTTTAGCCTATATCTTTAGCAAATAACTTTGACACCAAGGTCTTCAATACATCAAAAAGAGGCCAACTGTAATTCATTTTAGCATACACATCAATCagacatcatatatatataagtattatAATTCTAGGAAGACACAGAAAATAAATGAGAAATGGAAAACCCAGATAGAAATTCTAGGACGCATAAAAGCCTGATGaatgcaattaatttgaaaaaaagttCAGCTGTATCTCACAATAATTATAcagtaaaaaattttaaaaaatcaagaaGAAAATTTCTATCAGAAAACCTAGAAGCGAATGCTCACATCATCTTGCATTAATTTAAGAGGAGGCACAGGATCAGCTGATATCTTTGTTTCATTCCCAGCCTGAAGAAGAGCGCTATGTAATTTGTTGGGGGAAAATTTGGCCATCACCAAAGGATCAGCTACCGCTACTATTACCTATTCTGAACGTGCAACTAAGTGGTGTAATGTTATCATTGAATGGATCCGTTGGGAGATGGCAACCTCCCTAGATTTCAATCTTTTGATACCCGAACAACTAAACCAGTTGGTGTCTGGATAGTTTTGAGGTGGCCTGAGCCAATCAGATCACGAAGATGGAATCTCATATCAAGTGGTGAAAACCGAAGACGCTTCTTCTCCAAAGGAGCAAGCATCATTTCTTTGTATCTCCTGCGGTTCAGAAGAGAAAGAATTTCCTTTCTTCCCTGAACaagaagcaaataaaaattgctcatctacaaatgtTAAGATTCAAAACTTCGATATTTAATCTGTTGAAAATTTTGAGTACGTGCGACGCTATTGAGTTTCTTTATTAGTTATATTCCAATAGGATATAGGTAtggtaagaaaaataaaataaacttagtTAATAAGCTAATTACCACCACCTGCCatgagaagagaagaaaaagaaatttccatGAATTCACTCAGATagattttaacataatttaaagaaacaatattactggggggagagagagagagagagagtgatttGCACTTTAAATGTCAAATTGCTAAGTTCACGGACTGTCTACTAAAATGTCTGAACACCAATCCATTTTCCCCTGCTTAAATAAGAGGAATCTAAGCACGATGAATTCCAATACCCATGTCTAGCCCTAGAACCATAAAAGTTTAAAGCATTGACCTTGTGTTAGTTTAAGCACCTAACAGTCAGATAATTGGCTTCTGCCATTCGTACAAAAGTATCAAATGAAGAAAGTACACTTAGACTTTCACAATCTGGACAGACCATATACCTGATAGAGGCCCTTGAGTACTGAACCAATATTTGGAATTGCAAACCAGTACATGTTTGGATCGATAAGCTGCCGAGTCTGGTAGTAATGTCAGTGTAagcaaaattaaaggaaaacaaTCACAAAGAAAAGAATAGAATATATTGACATTCAAAACAATCATGAGGACTGAAAAGGCTGACACATGACTAATGAATCATGATGTCTTGAGTTCACTTACAAGAAGGCCAGCATTGATTAAGAGGGAGACATGTTCATCCTTCACCTTTCCTCCAAGTGATAAGAGTGCACACTGCAGTAAATATACCTTTCAGAAAAACTCTCTTGCCAAACTCCAATAAATCGCaaagaataaaaagatgatagaagtacattgatgtttaaaattttgaattactcATGTTCAAGATGTTAAAAGCTAGGTTCTATCTTAAAATTAATGACATGTAATAAATCACTAACAACTTCAAAATTGTGCCATTTATAGTAATATTTTAGTAGGTAAAAGCATACTAGCGATTATATAGGTATCAAAAGACATCATAACAGTAAATAGACTATACAAGCAGATTGATACTTGAAATTTCAATTCACTCACCAGCTCTTGATGTTCAATGCTTGGTTCCAACTTGATACCAATTACGTGTGTTTTAAACCACTCAAAAACTTCCAGATTGCCCTGTTTCttttcttccaatcttttcACAACACGTTCCATCTACACATAAGTATTTGTAGAAGGGTTAGTGAATATATTGTTGTGGACCTTAAAAAAGTCCATATTGCATCAGTTTATAGCCATATGAAGAAACAAAGCATACTGTACTCGTACAAGGGTTACTTTTGACTGAACCTTAAATATCAAACtagttttccttttgaaaacaaATCTAGTAATTCATCCAATCATCCCTCTAAAtgggcacaaaaaaaaaatacaggaaACCTGATTTAGATAGTCGTCTGAAAACATTATTGCATGATCATCCTGTCCGGTATTTAACTTGAAAATCCTCAGTACTTTCTCCCTTCTCATAGACTGcatgaaaaaaaatactatagcCTATGTAAACGAGAATATTCCAGAAGATTAAATTGaacaaaaagagggaaaaaaaaaaaaaaaagcacatacaaattataaaaatcaacTTAAAGTATCTCAACACATAAAATCAAACAGAAACCTTCGTCTACCTTCCTGAGGTCAGCTGCAGGAATCATTTCTCATTATTATCCATCACAGACCATATCTTGCAAAAAAgtgtaataattaaaaataatcaatacacagacccaaaaaaaaaaaaaaaaaggttttaagaTAAAAAGTGAATATAATGCAATAATGCATGCAAAGTacatttattttgtctttttcttgatCAACAAAAATAGAATAGAATGTACCCTGCTCTTTCAAAGGACATGTACAAGTCTCAAACAAGTTCTGTACAAAATCAGTCATTCATAATATGATTAACTCATAAGATCTAGTTCTATCAACACACTGTCAAGCAAGCACTGAACTTCTGAAGTAAAGCTGGTGGTGTTGctcggaaaaaataaaaagtatgaaATAAGCGTATTcttatttctcttttctttgCCCTGAGTCACCAAGTCCAAATGAAATCAcacaaagtaatatatatatatatatatatatatagaaatgccTTCATTTTGGATTGCATGAGAATATGCACTGCCTCACTCCAAAGCCAAGAAATCTGCatgcactttttctttttcctccttcAAATGAATATCCATCAAGTATGCTATAACCTATAATATCTTCAATACCTATACATCACTATGTCAAAGGGCTGAAAGTAGGAGATAAAAAAACACACAGACCTCTAATTCCCTATCCACTTGCGTTCTGTCCTTTACACTGCTATATAATTGCGACCGCAGAATAAAAGGCTGAATGGAAACCTGGAAACATGCATAACATGCATCAACAAACTATAAttataagaaagaaagaacttcactattttttttttcaaaaaaaaaaaaaaaaacacaatatgGCCATTCAAGGAAGTGCACAGCTTTTGCAGGTTGAATAAGAAGCCTGCATAACTTGTTGACTAATTTAGCCAATCTGAAATGGAACTAAGGGACCAGGTTCATCGCTCAGCTCCAACAAAGCCAAGCTTTACAAACACCAGCTCCACAAGGCAATGCAAAAAACATAATCTTTTCTACAAAttgatttctaatttaattgggaaaaaaaaaaaaaatcctcctgACCTTGTCAATGTGGGGAAACTGAGCACGCATTATTTGAAGCGCCACCATTGTATCGCTGAAAGTAAGATTGTGCTCTGCATTTGCAATAAATTACGACAATCGATATAAACACTCACATAATGATATTAACGATaaaatatgtatgcatatatatatatatatatatatattttctaaaacaaagaaaaggtcAGGGAAATAACAGAGAGAATATACCTAGGGATAGAATCTGATCGATATCGCTGCTTTCAGCTACAGAGTCTGCCTCTCGCTGGCGTTTTTTCCCTTTCGAAGATTCTGAGCTGCTCTTCTCCATCTTTTTCAATATAATTATGAATTTCTGCAACAGCTAAATAGCGTATCGAGTTAAGATTCAACATATTTGAGTTTCGCAAATtcaggaaataaaataaaataccgaACCTCTTTGTGCTTAACGAGGCAAAAGTAAAACTGAAAATTTTCCTCCTCACTCTCAGAGCAATTTCTGGCTTTTCGCCAAACGCGAACCTCTCTTTAAACTCTCTAGTCGCTTACCCTAACCAACAGATTTCTTTGCAAAAACCCCATCCTTTCGAAAACGACAGGTCAGAGTTCCAAACAACGTGTCCCTTACTCACTCTCCGAAAAACGACAGGTCGTAAGAAGATCGATTAGCGGGCTGGCGAAGTTCTTCGTTAACCATGGCAAATGTCGTTTTCCAAATTCTTCTTCCCACAGCAGATTGACAAATTACAGGCTTACATGCATAAACACATGACGACATGCCGTTTAGTAGCTAAGCTGGTCAACGGACAACACAAAAGTCAACACCCACGAGTCTCCATTGCCGTATTTATATGAgaatgagaaagaaagaaagaaaccgaCGGATTTTGTGTAAGTAGGCGAATACGCATTTTTTTCCAGTTTTCCCGACCAGAATGAATCAGACGAAgacttaataaaaattaaataaacaaataagaatTCTGGTACAAATGCAATTAACGAGGAGACTATATAGTGCGACGTTCGGTAGCATTGCATTCCGATTCTGAATcccaaaaaacaacaacaaaaacgaCAACTGTAATTTGTCGTGTTGTCTGTGGAATGCATATGTGACAGTCACAGACGAAGGCATGGAATTGGAATGTGGAATGAAAGTGAAAGAGGTGAGCTTCCACTATAACAAAAACTCTCTAACTAATTTTATGAGGTAGATTTTgtcgtactatatatatatatatatatatagagtatagTTTTTTCCTACGAATTCTCTGCTCACCGCAtttactctttctttttctatctCTCCCCTTCAAAATTCTCTCTCATCCACCCAGGTATATACGCTTCAGATCCATTGCCatttttgatttctttgaaATTCGCCTCATCAAGTTAAAGTGCAAAACTTGTTGATGGGTCTCCGataaagttttgaaattttcactGTCAGTGTCATGCTGGGAATAACCCAAGTTTTCATATTTCTGAGAGTTCACATTGCCGacgttcttttttttctttttcttttttgtttttttggaattCAGGAGCTGAGTCTAATCAATCTCTTTCATTCTAGTTTGTGAAAAGTGTTATATTTATAGCTGGCAAAAATTGGCGATTGTCGGTGATCTCCGCGTATTAACTTTTTGTTGTTTCCCTTTTATGCCCTCGTTCACTCTCATTCTTGCGCTTTCATAATTTACGCTCCTTAGTAGTTAGTGGTGCAGTTAATACTTATTCAGAGTTTCAGACATTTATGGTTATTTTGTAACCTCGGGTACTTTTCAGATTGGATCTTGTTTCAATGGATTTGGGTTAGATTTGATTTGTTTTGACGCTGGTATGGTTgaattttttatgttgtccTAATTGTTTGTTTGTTAGATAGGGCGTTGTCTTTTACGTTAATAAGATCCTTTTCGTTTTCTGGTTTCTACTTGTTAGAAATTAATTGAGGATAGTTAATTGCATCTTACT
This genomic interval carries:
- the LOC107425768 gene encoding uncharacterized protein LOC107425768 isoform X1, which gives rise to MEKSSSESSKGKKRQREADSVAESSDIDQILSLEHNLTFSDTMVALQIMRAQFPHIDKVSIQPFILRSQLYSSVKDRTQVDRELESMRREKVLRIFKLNTGQDDHAIMFSDDYLNQMERVVKRLEEKKQGNLEVFEWFKTHVIGIKLEPSIEHQELCALLSLGGKVKDEHVSLLINAGLLTRQLIDPNMYWFAIPNIGSVLKGLYQGRKEILSLLNRRRYKEMMLAPLEKKRLRFSPLDMRFHLRDLIGSGHLKTIQTPTGLVVRVSKD
- the LOC107425768 gene encoding uncharacterized protein LOC107425768 isoform X2, yielding MEKSSSESSKGKKRQREADSVAESSDIDQILSLEHNLTFSDTMVALQIMRAQFPHIDKSMRREKVLRIFKLNTGQDDHAIMFSDDYLNQMERVVKRLEEKKQGNLEVFEWFKTHVIGIKLEPSIEHQELCALLSLGGKVKDEHVSLLINAGLLTRQLIDPNMYWFAIPNIGSVLKGLYQGRKEILSLLNRRRYKEMMLAPLEKKRLRFSPLDMRFHLRDLIGSGHLKTIQTPTGLVVRVSKD